One Thermogemmatispora onikobensis DNA window includes the following coding sequences:
- a CDS encoding lantibiotic dehydratase → MKEQHLCRVSGDYVVRVAGLPLTALATLRFERSLALIQELLRLEERLSSSGTSLSEQLHTVIGNLTGAEQRRPRQQLIELRRALFQGRQPAPALLAPGLLACLPAELRAAIGDWQAGLQQRATLLAEARRVFAEELDERRAALRALVSQERFLQGVLLASPSLYLDCCRWLTAAPAEAGRFLDRKLEDGLLNYLTRMAAKTSPYSTFTALAHGRFASAAQERQKEMTTAGTEQHKSAEEQSVIELNRLLLDHIARALTQWPALRPSLRVSVNPSLASSDGVLRFISRDELGRERLTAVRATPSLRAVLQFVTDQQPLSYGELFEALSALDPQGRRQELAQALDQLCTRGLLQLDFAIPEQAQNYLLRLCEALAPINQRRVQEIRGLLLELHKSLATYERTAEARQRYAILQQLRALLERLFSELGLSERPGFALPAKNLIYEHRLLKTAPGSSLPALESDLLADLALVQRLAGLYDPLLTGRLALASFFSRRYGVGTTVDLLTFYADCYRESQQLAPALFSQPAGERSMLSTAPGSAQALQLFSALFSDSGAEQEELAQIMALRQEIARAVADQPLDSVSGIRTLDRQRLRALLERCPASVGLPSSLALHCQLYWQDGQRYLVLNSIQSGFGRHLRRLGYLEAQLAPASHESLKQGIPSALVDTAGAGPLPMAIQGVFGSNLNLRLPGSEYEIAYPGSPSGGSPEQLLPLSDLLVQHDPVSQRLLLRSRRLNRQLLPMHLGLMSDYWLPPLYRFLLWACGETPGERLWSLRLLLLAPPLAHESKEAREPQPRYQPRTCLGRICLNRAHWHLPPACLPVRQKGESHFDYFLKVQRWRAQYRLPARCFLRVNPFDFQAAEGLDGSAYSLGKERKPVYLDFESYFSLSMFEHLIEKSSFGLLLEEALPAEADLLPAREGGYVCEYVFEVNHQGA, encoded by the coding sequence ATGAAAGAGCAGCATCTCTGCCGCGTGTCAGGAGACTATGTCGTACGGGTCGCCGGTCTGCCGCTGACGGCCCTGGCAACGCTGCGCTTTGAGCGGAGCCTGGCGCTGATTCAGGAGCTGCTACGCCTTGAGGAGAGGCTAAGCAGCAGCGGCACCTCCCTCTCGGAACAATTGCACACGGTGATCGGCAACCTGACGGGCGCTGAGCAGCGCCGACCACGCCAGCAGCTGATCGAGTTGCGGCGCGCTCTCTTTCAGGGTCGCCAGCCAGCACCAGCGCTGCTGGCTCCAGGCCTGCTGGCTTGCTTACCCGCTGAGCTGCGTGCCGCGATTGGAGATTGGCAGGCAGGGCTTCAGCAACGCGCTACGCTGCTGGCAGAAGCTCGCCGCGTGTTCGCCGAGGAGCTGGACGAGCGCCGGGCGGCTCTGCGCGCTCTGGTCAGTCAAGAGCGCTTTCTCCAGGGCGTGCTCCTCGCCAGCCCAAGCCTCTACCTGGATTGCTGCCGCTGGCTGACAGCAGCTCCAGCAGAGGCCGGGCGCTTTCTCGATCGCAAGCTAGAGGACGGGCTGCTCAACTACCTCACGCGCATGGCCGCCAAAACCAGCCCCTATAGTACCTTTACGGCCCTCGCCCACGGTCGCTTTGCCTCTGCAGCACAGGAGCGGCAGAAGGAGATGACGACGGCTGGCACTGAGCAGCACAAGTCAGCGGAGGAGCAGAGTGTCATCGAACTGAACAGGCTGCTGCTGGACCATATCGCCCGGGCGCTGACTCAGTGGCCAGCGCTTCGCCCCTCTCTGCGCGTGAGTGTGAACCCCTCACTCGCGAGCAGCGACGGCGTTCTACGTTTCATCAGCCGGGATGAGCTGGGCCGCGAGCGCCTGACTGCGGTACGCGCCACACCATCACTGCGCGCCGTGCTTCAGTTTGTCACGGACCAGCAGCCGCTGAGCTATGGGGAGCTGTTCGAGGCGCTGAGCGCTCTGGACCCGCAGGGGCGGCGGCAGGAGCTGGCGCAAGCACTCGATCAGCTCTGCACGCGCGGCCTGTTGCAGCTCGATTTCGCTATCCCTGAGCAGGCTCAGAACTATCTGCTTCGCCTCTGTGAGGCACTCGCTCCTATCAACCAGAGGCGCGTTCAGGAGATACGAGGGCTGTTACTGGAGTTACACAAGTCCCTGGCCACTTACGAGCGGACGGCTGAGGCGCGCCAGCGTTACGCGATTCTGCAGCAGCTGCGCGCTCTGCTGGAGCGTCTCTTCTCTGAGCTGGGCCTGAGCGAGCGGCCTGGTTTTGCTCTGCCGGCTAAGAATCTGATCTACGAGCATAGGCTGCTGAAGACGGCGCCTGGCAGCAGTCTTCCCGCTCTGGAGAGCGATCTCCTGGCCGATCTGGCCCTCGTCCAGCGGCTGGCCGGCCTCTACGATCCGCTGCTCACCGGTCGCCTGGCGTTGGCCTCCTTCTTCAGCCGACGCTATGGGGTGGGTACGACGGTAGACCTGCTGACCTTTTACGCAGACTGCTATCGAGAGAGCCAGCAGCTGGCGCCCGCGCTCTTCAGTCAGCCAGCAGGGGAGCGTTCGATGCTGTCGACTGCTCCTGGTTCTGCCCAGGCGCTGCAGCTCTTCAGCGCGCTCTTCTCTGACAGCGGCGCTGAACAGGAGGAGCTGGCCCAGATCATGGCCCTGCGTCAGGAGATAGCGCGCGCAGTGGCCGACCAGCCGCTGGACAGCGTCAGCGGCATTCGCACCCTTGATCGTCAGCGGCTGCGTGCTCTGCTGGAGCGCTGTCCCGCCTCTGTGGGGCTGCCGTCCTCGCTGGCACTCCACTGCCAGCTCTACTGGCAGGACGGCCAGCGTTACCTGGTGCTGAACTCCATTCAGAGCGGTTTCGGGCGCCATCTGCGCCGCCTGGGCTACCTGGAAGCTCAGCTTGCTCCCGCCTCCCACGAGAGCCTGAAGCAGGGCATTCCCTCAGCCCTGGTCGATACGGCGGGGGCGGGACCACTGCCGATGGCTATCCAGGGTGTCTTTGGCTCCAATCTGAACCTGCGCCTGCCCGGCAGCGAATACGAGATTGCTTATCCCGGCAGTCCGAGCGGTGGCAGCCCCGAGCAGCTGCTCCCTCTGAGTGACCTGCTGGTCCAGCATGATCCAGTCAGTCAGCGGCTACTGCTGCGCTCCAGGCGCTTGAACCGCCAGTTGCTGCCGATGCATCTGGGTCTGATGTCCGATTACTGGCTGCCACCGCTCTACCGTTTTCTGCTGTGGGCCTGCGGCGAGACGCCTGGTGAGCGCCTGTGGAGCCTGCGCCTGCTCCTGCTCGCTCCTCCCCTGGCGCACGAGAGTAAGGAGGCGCGGGAGCCGCAGCCGCGCTACCAGCCGCGTACCTGTTTAGGGCGGATCTGCCTCAACCGCGCCCATTGGCACCTGCCGCCGGCCTGCTTACCCGTTCGTCAAAAAGGCGAGTCACACTTTGACTACTTTCTGAAGGTGCAGCGCTGGCGCGCGCAGTATCGCCTGCCAGCGCGCTGCTTTCTGCGCGTCAATCCTTTCGATTTCCAGGCCGCCGAAGGGCTTGATGGCTCCGCCTATTCACTCGGCAAGGAGCGTAAGCCGGTCTATCTTGATTTCGAGAGCTATTTCTCGCTCAGCATGTTCGAGCACCTGATCGAGAAGAGCAGCTTCGGTCTGCTACTGGAGGAGGCCCTGCCAGCGGAGGCCGATTTGCTGCCTGCTCGTGAGGGTGGCTACGTCTGTGAATATGTCTTTGAAGTCAATCACCAGGGAGCCTGA